The Engystomops pustulosus chromosome 7, aEngPut4.maternal, whole genome shotgun sequence DNA window aaagttgtacaattttccactataatttctgtatcaatccctcacagttatctagatctctgcttgatgtaattATGAGGAAGCTTCATTGTATACTTCCCCTGGATAAAACCGTTCCCTGGCACGGCTCGTTTTActcctggtcatgttatgtcacacgggtgcacggcttgttatattccctagtcatgttatgtcacacagggggCACGGTCGTAATACCAAAGAGAGTTACCACAGCTGCGTGTTGTAAtgggccatgcacctgtgtgacatcatatgaccagggactggTATTCAGGACACCAGAGAGTTTCAGCCGTCCTGAAATCCCATATAATTAAGTGCAGATCCGAGTTTTTGGCCTGTGGACTCATTAACCCTTCTCCTGgtaaacatacattttctatATTCGTACCTGCATTGATAGTAACACTATCGGCACTTCCATCTCCAATCATGACAGTATGGTCTTTTGACAGGCCACCTTGCTGAGCCATGGAGGTAGGTGCACTGCTGTAGAGATACCCAGACTGCTGTGGTACTTCTGAGGATTCTGACAAATGATCGGATGAGGAGGCTGAAGAGGAAGCAAACACAGAAGCATGAATACACAACTCTTATCTACACCATTATATAGGACAATATATCATCAAATACTTACAATTGACAACTGACCAATCCCGGTAATCTGTGACATCGTGTTCTGCAACCTCCTCTACAGCGGCAGACTCTTCAATCTAAAATCAAATAGCACATACATGTTATGAAAATGTATGGAGTCACCATTAGAATTGGAAAGACAATAGTCATCAGTCAGTAAATGTAAGCCTCAAGTACAGAGACTCGGTTCTCTACTCACCAACGGGAGGCCCAGTCCTGCCCTTGCCCAATTAACCGTAGAGAGCCTCTCTCGGAGGGTGGAGGCCACTGGGCTGACAAGGTTACCAGGAGGAAAGATGGGTCCTTGACAGCTtggacattggtacccagcagGCGCAGTGTTTGGTGGTAGCTGTGCGGCCAGGTCATTCAAACAGGACCAGTGGAATAAATCTGAGGCAACACAGTAAAGTAGAGGTCATGTCTAAACATCATAAAAACGATCTTCTGTTTATAGACTTTTTGATCAGGGTGTTGATGGCCTAAAGAAAATCTCTTTAAAGTAGTTGTACCAATATAGGAAGCTACTCCCCTATACTGTGAGATGGCCCAACAAACTAACGAGTGAGGGTCAGACTGCTaggacctccactgatcatgagaatgggacccccaaccATCTGGACAACAAGGGTGCGGTTCCCAGTAATGGGAGGAATGGCAGGGCCAGCATGTGTCTCAGCATTCCATTCAATACTATCAGAGCAGTTGGAGATTGCAGACCACAGCGAGGAGGTGGCATGAATACATGCTCACCCCACCGCTTcagccattagtgagaacaggatccctGTTCATCGGATCTGTGGGAGTCCGATTATTATCCCCCTATACTCTGCTTCCACCTGCAGTTGTAAGCTATGAATAGTGAATTCTATATGTTGACTACAGACTCTCATATGTTCAGTAAATTCTTTGCCATGGAGATAAGTAAGAAGAATTTTTGTTTTACAATGAAATAAGCACAGTTTGTATATAAAAACTATAGAACTGTCATATGTCAGCAGGTCCTGTGAAAAACCAGAGAAAGTCATTTCATACCATAACAGACAAGGCGAGCCGTCTCTTTAGAAGACAAGAGAGTGTTACACAGGCGGCAGTTCGGGTTGTAATCGCTGTCCTGAAGCCATTGTAGATATGACTGAACAATGCACTGGAACAGACAATATAAGTCTATTAGATTGTGTCAGGTCTGAATGGGAATAGTAACAGACTAGGTCCAATATAATTACTGTAAGCCTCACCTTAGGATGGTTGGCCACCAGACAATGCTCACAAACATTCACACGGTGTTCAAAGCAGAAGAGATTTGTCACTTTTCTCTTGGGACATTTACAGAGACCCATGATGGCAGGGACACCTGTCGGAGAGAATGAAGATTAGAAATGGAGtaaaatgaatataaataaatagcgtTCTTTATATTTTGTTCCACGAGAAGCTTATCACATAGCATCCTATTCCTAGGGTTTTATAAGAGACACTGCCACCAGCTTTTACccaccttttatgtgaaatctcaaaatctcctccaaaaacatgtaaaaataacCAAAGAGGAGTCATAGTTTTCTGAAAtgggtcaagtttagaggctgcagggggagagtcaTTTCAGATGCCCTGAGCTGTGGTTCTATAGCACCAAGAAACATGCAACTGGAGTCATATTacaaataagaatctcat harbors:
- the ZFPL1 gene encoding zinc finger protein-like 1 — its product is MGLCKCPKRKVTNLFCFEHRVNVCEHCLVANHPKCIVQSYLQWLQDSDYNPNCRLCNTLLSSKETARLVCYDLFHWSCLNDLAAQLPPNTAPAGYQCPSCQGPIFPPGNLVSPVASTLRERLSTVNWARAGLGLPLIEESAAVEEVAEHDVTDYRDWSVVNSSSSDHLSESSEVPQQSGYLYSSAPTSMAQQGGLSKDHTVMIGDGSADSVTINAASTPRKIYDTRDVAASQETVIDFDDDKYRRRPTLSWLARILRNRTGSKSRPVSTKQRFLVVLVIGILGFLTLILLMSKWGRASADNDPNLNPLFNPHIRVGQE